The following proteins are encoded in a genomic region of Phycisphaera sp.:
- a CDS encoding glycosyltransferase encodes MRICMLNWPKAYDGATKGGIAGYTQALALALAARGHRVSTIASGTAYTPASKRHKDRPGPCTPHRHADWFGMGVYEIANSPVLAPSLLQFNEPLAEVGSPELEAAFAQILRQEKPDVLHVQSLEGFSLGCLDVARTAGCRVVYSLHNYHPLCPQVYLMQRHRTLCTDYDGGRACEKCIPAPDPAHERARRAEAWPKEPPPFEAPAAEPKRVPLPVLPAEGVALNETPPAIDPNHDPRGMSALLRSWDTPRRWCIPGDPTWQPFDNTPRAEPTHHGTPTDYSTRRQAFIDTLNRCDAVHAVSDFVANKFIAHGVDASRVHTLTIGTIANELREHNAELAFDPPPRPTINARPLRLVFIGVNNWYKGLSMLADSLEMVTPDTLRNVALSVFAAAGKTIEYRFRRLEPRLASLRYGYEYGPQDLPWMCGGQDAGVVPSVWWDNGPQTVLEMQANGLPVIGANAGGIPDFVQDGTNGLLFTANDRFALAATIARCVNEPAMVARLRSGVRPPKTMPVHAQEMEPIYMEQTGAGGVS; translated from the coding sequence GTGCGCATCTGCATGCTCAACTGGCCCAAGGCCTACGACGGTGCCACCAAGGGCGGCATCGCCGGCTATACCCAGGCCCTCGCCCTCGCGCTCGCCGCCCGGGGCCACCGCGTCAGCACCATCGCCAGCGGCACCGCCTACACCCCGGCCTCGAAACGCCACAAGGACCGCCCCGGCCCCTGCACACCCCACCGCCACGCCGACTGGTTCGGCATGGGCGTCTACGAGATCGCCAACAGCCCCGTCCTCGCGCCCAGCCTCTTGCAGTTCAACGAGCCGCTGGCCGAGGTCGGCAGCCCCGAACTCGAGGCCGCGTTCGCGCAGATCCTTAGGCAAGAGAAGCCCGACGTGCTGCACGTCCAATCGCTCGAGGGCTTCAGCCTCGGCTGCCTCGATGTCGCGCGAACCGCCGGCTGCCGCGTCGTCTACAGCCTGCACAACTACCACCCCCTGTGCCCGCAGGTCTACCTGATGCAGAGGCACCGCACGCTGTGTACCGACTACGACGGCGGCAGAGCGTGCGAGAAGTGCATCCCCGCGCCCGACCCCGCCCACGAACGCGCCCGCCGCGCCGAGGCCTGGCCCAAGGAGCCGCCCCCCTTCGAAGCGCCCGCTGCAGAACCCAAGCGCGTGCCCCTGCCCGTGCTCCCGGCCGAGGGCGTCGCGCTCAACGAAACACCGCCCGCCATCGACCCCAACCACGACCCCCGCGGGATGAGCGCGCTGCTGCGATCATGGGACACGCCCCGCCGCTGGTGCATCCCGGGCGACCCGACCTGGCAGCCCTTCGACAACACACCCCGAGCCGAACCAACGCACCACGGCACACCGACCGACTACAGCACCCGCCGCCAGGCCTTCATCGACACGCTCAACCGCTGCGACGCCGTCCACGCCGTCTCCGACTTCGTCGCCAACAAGTTCATCGCCCACGGCGTCGACGCCTCACGCGTGCACACGCTCACCATCGGCACCATCGCCAACGAGCTACGCGAGCACAACGCCGAGCTCGCCTTCGATCCACCCCCACGACCAACCATCAACGCCCGGCCCTTGCGCCTGGTCTTCATCGGTGTCAACAACTGGTACAAGGGGCTGTCGATGCTGGCCGACAGCCTGGAGATGGTGACGCCCGACACGCTGCGCAACGTGGCCCTCTCGGTCTTCGCCGCCGCCGGCAAGACCATCGAGTACCGCTTCCGCCGCCTCGAGCCACGCCTGGCCTCCCTCCGCTACGGCTACGAGTATGGGCCGCAAGACCTGCCCTGGATGTGCGGCGGCCAGGACGCCGGCGTCGTCCCCAGCGTGTGGTGGGACAACGGGCCCCAGACCGTCCTCGAGATGCAGGCCAACGGCCTTCCGGTCATCGGGGCCAACGCCGGGGGCATCCCCGATTTTGTCCAAGACGGCACCAACGGCCTGCTCTTCACCGCCAACGACCGCTTCGCCCTGGCCGCCACCATCGCGCGCTGCGTGAACGAGCCCGCCATGGTCGCCCGGCTCCGATCCGGCGTTCGACCACCCAAAACGATGCCTGTCCACGCACAGGAAATGGAGCCGATCTACATGGAGCAAACCGGCGCGGGAGGCGTATCGTGA
- a CDS encoding glycosyltransferase gives MSTTTPPQADRPRTIALLGWAALSKQAEEGSGYNLNASELAIGLAQAGHRVHYLGSGLRYSLRPGPFVREIKPWRGVRNFELLNSPNLAPSAINLRNVDSERSSPSTTKLVLRWLRDIDAEVVHAHSTEGLSLDLIPAIEAGGIPVVATTHNYSYVCPQVDLLYSEHEVCLDYDGGNRCATCLDAPSPANRRLKRRLGQTAQRLVGHAITGHARASAKSIASGRSKENTPTDELRYLGYDNGAIESAATAEGPASTYGVRAEPRELPKPAPILPDDTNERMLANTDIHLKVLNDYGRRRADGVAALNAASVVTPPSDFLGRVHESMGLDPAKRRTVRLGQPHFDRMHRAAIAQPGYDRAPWTPADERPLRLAFFGTVRPNKGLRVLADAIALLPADTRQRCLFHVRASGGDWAFRKLLSGYPQIQFAGAYDLMQRAASVPEYDVGLLPHIWMENSPLVLLEHLHAGKLVITSRLGGPPEWIVDRDGATNGLLFPSGDARALADRITDLVCGNVALPSAKTIHDITPHLTSYPAHLAEVQSIYESIIEAKASRPVDKALEPA, from the coding sequence ATGAGCACCACCACGCCGCCCCAAGCCGACCGCCCACGCACGATCGCCCTGCTGGGCTGGGCCGCGCTCAGCAAGCAGGCCGAGGAGGGCTCGGGCTACAACCTCAACGCGTCCGAGCTGGCCATCGGCCTCGCCCAGGCCGGCCATCGCGTGCATTACCTGGGCTCGGGCCTGCGATACTCCCTACGCCCCGGCCCCTTCGTGCGCGAGATCAAGCCCTGGCGCGGCGTGCGAAACTTCGAGCTGCTCAACAGCCCCAACCTCGCGCCCTCGGCCATCAACCTGCGCAACGTTGATTCCGAACGATCCAGCCCGAGCACGACCAAGCTCGTCCTGCGCTGGCTGCGAGACATCGACGCCGAAGTCGTCCACGCCCACTCGACCGAGGGCCTGAGCCTCGATCTCATCCCCGCGATCGAAGCCGGCGGCATCCCCGTCGTTGCCACCACGCACAACTACTCGTACGTGTGCCCGCAAGTCGACCTGCTCTACAGCGAGCACGAGGTCTGCCTCGACTACGACGGCGGCAACCGCTGCGCCACATGCCTCGATGCGCCCAGCCCAGCAAACCGCCGCCTCAAGCGACGCCTCGGCCAGACCGCCCAGCGCCTCGTCGGCCACGCCATCACGGGCCACGCGCGCGCCTCGGCCAAATCCATCGCCAGCGGACGCTCCAAAGAAAACACACCCACCGACGAGCTGCGCTACCTGGGCTACGACAACGGCGCCATCGAGTCGGCCGCCACCGCCGAAGGCCCCGCCAGCACCTACGGCGTGCGCGCCGAGCCGCGCGAGCTGCCCAAACCCGCGCCCATCCTGCCCGACGACACCAACGAGCGCATGCTCGCCAACACCGACATCCACCTCAAGGTCCTCAACGACTACGGCCGCCGCCGAGCAGACGGCGTCGCCGCCCTCAACGCCGCCAGCGTCGTCACGCCACCCAGCGACTTCCTGGGCCGTGTCCACGAATCCATGGGCCTCGACCCCGCCAAGCGACGCACCGTCCGTCTGGGTCAGCCCCACTTCGATCGCATGCACCGCGCCGCCATCGCCCAGCCCGGCTACGACCGCGCGCCCTGGACACCCGCCGACGAACGACCGCTCCGCCTCGCCTTCTTCGGCACCGTGCGCCCCAACAAGGGCCTGCGTGTGCTGGCCGACGCCATCGCCCTCTTGCCCGCCGACACCCGCCAACGCTGCCTCTTCCATGTGCGCGCCTCCGGCGGAGACTGGGCCTTCCGAAAGCTCCTGAGCGGCTACCCCCAGATCCAGTTCGCCGGGGCATACGACCTCATGCAGCGCGCCGCGTCCGTCCCCGAGTACGACGTTGGCCTGCTCCCCCACATCTGGATGGAAAACTCGCCGCTCGTGCTGCTCGAGCACCTGCACGCCGGCAAACTCGTCATCACCAGCCGCCTGGGCGGCCCGCCCGAGTGGATCGTCGACCGCGACGGCGCCACCAACGGCCTGCTCTTCCCCTCGGGAGACGCCCGGGCCCTGGCCGACCGCATCACCGACCTCGTGTGCGGCAACGTGGCCCTGCCCAGCGCCAAAACTATCCACGACATCACGCCACACCTGACCAGCTACCCCGCCCACCTGGCCGAGGTGCAGTCGATCTACGAGTCCATCATCGAAGCCAAGGCCTCACGCCCGGTCGACAAAGCCCTCGAGCCGGCGTGA
- the hutI gene encoding imidazolonepropionase, whose product MTTIANARILTLDPSLGEGPLGLIEHGWLRFKNGRVEEVHTGDPPGSADVNAQGKVLMPAFTDCHTHACWAGDRTDEWAARLAGASYLELLEAGGGIMATVRAIRAASQQELADLLLERLHTMLAHGTTTVEVKSGYGLTTADELKMLRAIADANNRFPGTAIPTACIGHALDPNIPRNMFVRTTIDETLPAVTAEFPGIAIDAYAEPAAWHLEECLELFDRAQAAGHPCRVHADQFTSFGMVEAALERNFLSVDHLEASSPELLQRVAQSDTHAVVLPCSGFHVDQRYADARTLFNNGANLCIATNLNPGSAPCPSMPMAIALACRFNGSPPITPEEAILATTRTPSRMLGLQDHGTLMPGATADAILLHHTNERELAHSFGTNPVERVWVGSVEQ is encoded by the coding sequence ATGACAACTATCGCCAACGCCCGAATCCTCACCCTCGACCCATCCCTCGGCGAAGGCCCCCTCGGCCTCATCGAGCACGGCTGGCTGCGCTTCAAGAACGGTCGCGTCGAAGAAGTCCACACCGGCGACCCGCCCGGCAGCGCCGACGTCAACGCACAGGGCAAGGTGCTCATGCCCGCCTTCACCGACTGCCACACCCACGCCTGCTGGGCCGGCGATAGGACCGACGAGTGGGCCGCCCGCCTCGCCGGTGCGTCATACCTCGAACTCCTCGAAGCCGGCGGCGGCATCATGGCCACCGTCCGCGCCATCCGCGCCGCCTCGCAGCAAGAACTCGCCGATCTCCTGCTCGAACGCCTGCACACCATGCTCGCCCATGGCACGACCACCGTCGAAGTGAAGTCCGGCTACGGCCTCACCACCGCCGACGAGCTCAAGATGCTCCGCGCCATCGCCGACGCCAACAACCGCTTCCCCGGCACGGCGATTCCCACCGCCTGCATCGGCCACGCCCTCGACCCCAACATCCCGCGCAACATGTTTGTCCGCACGACCATCGACGAGACCCTCCCCGCCGTCACCGCCGAGTTTCCCGGCATCGCCATCGACGCCTACGCCGAGCCCGCCGCCTGGCACCTCGAAGAGTGCCTCGAACTGTTCGACAGGGCCCAGGCCGCCGGCCATCCCTGCCGCGTCCACGCCGACCAGTTTACCAGCTTCGGCATGGTCGAGGCCGCGCTCGAACGGAACTTCCTGAGCGTCGACCATCTCGAAGCCAGCAGCCCCGAGTTGTTACAACGCGTCGCTCAGAGCGATACCCACGCCGTCGTCCTCCCCTGCAGCGGCTTCCATGTCGATCAGAGATACGCCGACGCACGCACGTTGTTCAACAACGGCGCCAACCTCTGCATCGCCACCAACCTCAACCCCGGCAGCGCCCCGTGCCCATCCATGCCGATGGCTATCGCCCTGGCCTGCCGCTTCAACGGCTCGCCGCCGATCACTCCCGAAGAAGCCATCCTCGCTACCACGCGAACACCGTCACGCATGCTCGGCCTCCAAGACCACGGCACGCTCATGCCTGGCGCGACCGCCGACGCCATCCTCCTGCACCACACCAACGAACGCGAGCTCGCCCACTCCTTCGGGACCAACCCGGTCGAGCGCGTGTGGGTTGGCAGCGTCGAGCAGTAA
- a CDS encoding formimidoylglutamase, whose protein sequence is MEVPYATPPQTPIELHEGRFSERVQPIDAYQPKPFYRKPFAILGMPDDTGVKLNNGRPGAKEGPSAIRRVLSTMGVKKPSFGLWPKVYDAGDVLPAGDDLDETHRRVSKASAALVRAGFFPIGLGGGHDLTFAFVRGVINGLASDDAPREGIYLDAHLDVRETKGSGMPFRRLVEDCGIESLTIAGYERKVNSDEHMKWFMEHRGGVLFLDDPVVDETDDEEDEPRLPYFASLDLDAIDVSQAPGVSATNPCGVLAQTARRWIRDNLRSPSLRCFDIMELSPPHDDQDRTAQLAAYLFLEALDVIDPRNQ, encoded by the coding sequence ATGGAAGTTCCATACGCGACACCGCCGCAGACGCCGATCGAGCTGCACGAAGGGCGCTTTTCGGAGCGTGTCCAACCGATCGACGCGTACCAGCCCAAGCCGTTTTATCGCAAACCCTTCGCAATCTTGGGAATGCCAGATGACACCGGTGTCAAGCTCAATAACGGCAGGCCCGGGGCGAAAGAAGGACCAAGTGCCATCCGACGTGTGCTCTCGACGATGGGCGTCAAGAAGCCGTCATTCGGATTGTGGCCAAAGGTCTACGACGCTGGCGATGTGCTGCCAGCGGGCGATGATCTCGACGAGACCCACCGCCGCGTGAGTAAAGCATCGGCGGCGCTCGTCAGGGCCGGCTTCTTCCCGATCGGCCTGGGCGGCGGACACGATCTGACTTTCGCGTTCGTGCGTGGGGTCATCAATGGCCTGGCCAGCGACGACGCACCGCGAGAGGGCATCTACCTTGATGCGCACCTCGACGTCAGAGAGACCAAGGGCTCGGGCATGCCCTTCCGCCGACTCGTCGAGGACTGCGGCATCGAATCACTCACCATCGCCGGCTACGAACGCAAGGTCAACTCCGATGAGCATATGAAGTGGTTCATGGAGCACCGCGGCGGTGTGCTCTTTCTCGACGACCCCGTTGTCGACGAGACCGATGACGAGGAAGATGAACCCCGCCTGCCTTACTTCGCAAGTCTCGACCTCGACGCGATCGACGTGTCCCAGGCACCGGGCGTGAGCGCAACGAACCCGTGCGGCGTTCTGGCCCAGACGGCCAGACGCTGGATCCGGGACAACCTGCGCTCACCCTCGTTGCGATGCTTCGACATCATGGAACTCAGCCCGCCGCACGACGACCAAGACCGCACCGCACAACTTGCGGCTTACCTCTTTCTCGAAGCCCTCGATGTCATCGACCCCCGCAACCAATGA
- a CDS encoding glycosyltransferase family 2 protein, with protein sequence MTQHAHASSQANQRHAASTAPPATATPSVAVVMVTWNRVSEVRRSIESVLAQKHVDQGAIHLVVVDNASTDGTTEALTGWLKPERLVRNNTTHADKPAFDATNTGHANTAGLASVTLVRNTANLGGTGGFNTGFLTVEHILTTDTPIDFLWLLDDDAVADPTALASLLQTTADDPAAGLVGSRAVDIADRQTTYETTIYYDPRQGRMAETPHTGHRLRDTHAQWVDAVGDTRGDLEFAGVREVDVVSACSMLARWSVVQQVGYWDRRYFIYCDDADWCLRVGRSGSKVVCDLDAVVYHTPWFQKLTPTRLYYAERNAIWTMRKGLSGSARRTSTARWMRSVLRSSLAAGLRRRLYHAEILRKTASDAATNTAGRLTQAEPPHEPITAALERLNLNRADASLAFLCMTADQATLARDITTTLRSALGNTCPRPRFITRNDAGTGDITYAPSTRSRLRRQLPLLTNAPDACVVLNNTNDFPLLRCPTTLHIDHRDPNRCQVEHDSLGCRLAFFCRWSATTMRAIWYVLRNKPQQPPAPFG encoded by the coding sequence TTGACCCAACACGCCCACGCATCCTCACAGGCCAACCAGCGCCACGCGGCTTCCACCGCGCCCCCCGCGACCGCCACGCCCAGCGTGGCCGTGGTCATGGTGACGTGGAACCGCGTGTCTGAAGTCCGCCGGTCGATCGAATCCGTACTCGCACAGAAGCACGTTGACCAAGGTGCCATCCACCTCGTTGTCGTCGACAACGCTTCGACCGATGGCACGACCGAAGCCCTGACCGGCTGGCTCAAGCCCGAGCGCCTCGTACGAAACAACACCACCCATGCCGACAAGCCGGCCTTCGACGCAACCAATACTGGCCACGCCAACACCGCGGGCCTCGCCAGCGTCACCCTCGTCCGCAACACCGCCAACCTCGGCGGCACCGGCGGCTTCAACACCGGCTTCCTGACCGTCGAACACATCCTGACGACCGACACCCCCATCGACTTCCTCTGGCTGCTCGACGACGACGCCGTCGCCGATCCCACCGCGCTCGCCTCGCTCCTGCAAACCACGGCCGATGATCCCGCAGCCGGGCTCGTCGGTTCGCGCGCCGTCGACATCGCCGACCGCCAGACCACGTACGAAACCACCATCTATTACGACCCGCGCCAGGGCCGCATGGCCGAGACCCCACACACCGGCCACCGCCTGCGCGACACGCATGCGCAATGGGTCGATGCCGTCGGCGACACCCGCGGCGACCTCGAGTTCGCGGGCGTGCGCGAGGTCGACGTTGTCTCGGCGTGCAGCATGCTCGCCCGCTGGAGCGTCGTGCAACAAGTCGGCTACTGGGACCGCCGCTACTTCATCTACTGCGACGACGCCGACTGGTGCCTGCGTGTTGGCCGCTCGGGCTCCAAGGTTGTGTGCGACCTCGACGCCGTGGTCTACCACACGCCGTGGTTCCAAAAGCTCACGCCCACGCGCCTCTACTACGCCGAGCGCAACGCCATCTGGACCATGCGCAAGGGCCTCTCTGGCAGCGCGCGGCGCACCAGCACCGCCCGATGGATGCGATCGGTCCTGCGATCCAGCCTGGCCGCCGGCCTGCGCCGCCGCCTGTACCACGCCGAGATCCTCCGCAAGACCGCCAGCGACGCCGCAACCAACACCGCCGGCAGGCTCACACAAGCCGAGCCGCCGCACGAGCCCATCACCGCCGCGCTCGAACGCCTGAATCTCAACCGCGCCGACGCGAGCCTCGCGTTCCTCTGCATGACCGCGGACCAGGCCACCCTCGCGCGTGACATCACCACCACACTGCGCAGCGCCCTCGGCAACACCTGCCCCAGGCCACGCTTCATCACGCGAAACGATGCGGGCACCGGCGACATCACCTATGCCCCCTCCACCCGCTCGCGCCTGCGCCGCCAGCTCCCCTTGCTGACAAACGCACCCGACGCCTGCGTCGTGCTCAACAACACCAACGACTTCCCGCTTCTGCGCTGCCCCACCACGCTTCATATCGATCACCGCGATCCCAATCGGTGTCAGGTCGAGCACGACAGCCTCGGGTGCCGCCTTGCGTTCTTCTGCCGCTGGAGCGCAACGACGATGCGCGCCATCTGGTACGTCCTGCGCAACAAGCCCCAGCAGCCCCCGGCCCCCTTCGGATGA